A section of the Streptomyces xinghaiensis S187 genome encodes:
- a CDS encoding PLP-dependent aminotransferase family protein, producing MHERSSVGELAETLRSEVRRYSPGEKLPSSRALVERYRVSPVTVSRALSALVAEGLVVTRPGAGAFRARPAAAASRPADTSWQEVALSAEPAGSAPGEPLPRAVDASGLLATLAAPPSGVIEFNGGYPHPSLQPERALAAAVSRAGRRPGAWGRPPMEGLPELREWFAREIGGPGGALTPSDVLIAAGGQSALTTALRALAPPGAAVLVESPTYPGLLAVARAAGLRPVPVPVDTGGVRTGLLADAFRATGARVFVCQPLFQNPTGAVLAPDRRAGVLRAAREAGAFVVEDDYARGLAHEDAGPLPPPLAADDPDGVVVHIRSLTKITSPSLRVAALAARGPVMRRLRAIQVVDSFFVPRPLQETALELVGSPAWRRHLRGVGAALRGRREALATALARELPEARPVLLPSGGGHLWLRLEQGLDDETVAAEAFRAGVAVAPGRPYFAAEPPAAHLRVAYAAVAGTGEIAEGARRLRTAFDSARAAGGVDAAAAFSG from the coding sequence ATGCATGAGCGTAGCAGTGTCGGTGAACTGGCGGAAACGCTCCGCTCCGAGGTCAGGCGCTACTCTCCGGGAGAGAAACTGCCGTCGAGCCGGGCCCTCGTGGAGCGGTACCGGGTGAGTCCGGTGACCGTCTCGCGGGCCCTCTCCGCGCTCGTCGCCGAAGGGCTGGTCGTCACCCGTCCCGGCGCGGGTGCCTTCCGGGCCCGGCCGGCCGCGGCCGCGTCGCGTCCCGCCGACACCTCCTGGCAGGAGGTGGCCCTGAGCGCCGAACCGGCCGGCAGCGCCCCCGGGGAGCCGCTGCCCCGGGCGGTGGACGCCTCCGGGCTGCTGGCCACCCTGGCCGCTCCTCCGTCCGGCGTCATCGAGTTCAACGGCGGCTATCCGCACCCCTCGCTCCAGCCCGAACGCGCGCTCGCCGCCGCCGTCTCCCGCGCCGGCCGGCGCCCCGGCGCCTGGGGGCGGCCGCCGATGGAGGGCCTGCCCGAGCTGCGCGAGTGGTTCGCCCGGGAGATCGGCGGGCCCGGCGGTGCGCTCACGCCGTCCGACGTGCTGATCGCGGCGGGCGGGCAGAGCGCGCTCACCACCGCGCTCCGGGCGCTCGCGCCGCCCGGTGCCGCGGTCCTGGTGGAGTCGCCCACGTACCCGGGGCTCCTGGCGGTCGCCCGGGCCGCCGGGCTGCGGCCCGTCCCGGTGCCGGTCGACACCGGGGGCGTCCGGACGGGGCTGCTCGCCGACGCCTTCCGGGCCACCGGCGCCCGGGTCTTCGTCTGCCAGCCGCTCTTCCAGAACCCGACCGGCGCGGTGCTCGCCCCCGACCGCCGGGCCGGTGTGCTGCGGGCGGCGCGGGAGGCCGGTGCGTTCGTCGTCGAGGACGACTACGCCCGCGGTCTCGCCCACGAGGACGCCGGGCCGCTGCCACCGCCGCTGGCCGCCGACGACCCGGACGGTGTCGTCGTCCACATCCGCTCCCTCACCAAGATCACCTCGCCGAGCCTGCGGGTCGCCGCCCTCGCGGCCCGGGGGCCGGTGATGCGGCGGCTGCGCGCCATCCAGGTCGTCGACAGCTTCTTCGTGCCGCGCCCGCTCCAGGAGACGGCGCTGGAACTCGTCGGCTCGCCCGCCTGGCGCCGTCATCTCCGCGGCGTCGGGGCCGCGCTCCGGGGCCGGCGGGAGGCGCTGGCCACCGCGCTGGCGCGGGAACTCCCGGAGGCCCGGCCGGTGCTGCTGCCCTCGGGCGGCGGCCATCTGTGGCTGCGGCTGGAGCAGGGGCTGGACGACGAGACGGTGGCCGCGGAGGCCTTCCGGGCCGGTGTCGCCGTGGCCCCGGGGCGGCCCTACTTCGCGGCCGAGCCGCCCGCCGCGCACCTCCGGGTCGCGTACGCCGCGGTGGCGGGCACCGGGGAGATCGCCGAGGGGGCCCGGCGGCTGCGGACGGCCTTCGACAGCGCGCGGGCGGCGGGCGGCGTCGATGCCGCGGCCGCGTTCTCCGGCTGA
- a CDS encoding glycoside hydrolase family 10 protein, whose protein sequence is MSRRRFAAVAAGSLPLLVSGDALGTEARWRAEGAGGSGGRVVPETRGMWVASVANRDWPSRPGLPAADQRAELAAVLDLAVRRRLNTVVLQVRPTADALWPSRYEPWSEYLTGVQGRDPGWDPLGFAVREAHRRGLALHAWFNPYRIANHADPGRLAERHPARRNPGWVVRYGGKLYYNPGLPEVRRFVQDAMLDAVRRYPVDAVHWDDYFYPYPVAGERFDDDAAYAAHGGGFPDRAAWRRDNTDRLVRETAARIRRLRPGTRFGISPFGVWRNRSSDPAGSDTNAGVQTYDDLYADTRAWVRRRWIDHVVPQVYWHLGFDAADYATLVRWWAGTVRGTGVGLHIGEALYKAGDPAQPAAWQDPAELSRHLAFARDVPEVRGHVFFSAREVGADRIGAMNRVVDDHYPAAEPLWR, encoded by the coding sequence ATGAGCCGGCGGCGGTTCGCCGCCGTGGCCGCGGGCAGCCTGCCCTTGCTGGTGTCGGGCGACGCCCTGGGCACGGAGGCCCGGTGGCGCGCGGAGGGCGCCGGGGGAAGCGGGGGCCGGGTGGTGCCGGAGACGCGGGGGATGTGGGTGGCGTCGGTGGCGAACCGGGACTGGCCGTCCCGTCCGGGCCTGCCCGCGGCCGATCAGCGGGCCGAGCTGGCGGCGGTGCTGGACCTGGCCGTGCGGCGGCGGCTCAACACCGTCGTCCTGCAGGTCCGGCCGACCGCCGACGCGCTGTGGCCGTCCCGGTACGAGCCGTGGTCCGAGTACCTCACCGGTGTCCAGGGCCGGGACCCGGGCTGGGATCCGCTGGGCTTCGCGGTCCGCGAGGCGCACCGCCGGGGGCTGGCGCTGCACGCCTGGTTCAACCCGTACCGGATCGCCAACCACGCCGATCCGGGGCGGCTGGCGGAGCGCCATCCCGCCCGCCGGAACCCGGGGTGGGTGGTGCGGTACGGCGGCAAGCTCTACTACAACCCGGGGCTGCCGGAGGTGCGGCGCTTCGTGCAGGACGCGATGCTCGACGCGGTGCGCCGCTACCCGGTCGACGCCGTGCACTGGGACGACTACTTCTACCCGTATCCGGTGGCGGGGGAGCGCTTCGACGACGACGCGGCCTACGCGGCGCACGGTGGCGGCTTCCCCGACCGGGCGGCCTGGCGGCGGGACAACACCGACCGGCTGGTGCGGGAGACGGCGGCCCGGATCCGGCGGCTCAGGCCGGGGACGCGGTTCGGCATCAGCCCGTTCGGGGTCTGGCGCAACCGGTCCTCGGACCCGGCCGGTTCCGACACCAACGCGGGGGTGCAGACCTACGACGACCTGTACGCCGACACCCGCGCGTGGGTCCGAAGGCGCTGGATCGACCATGTCGTCCCGCAGGTGTACTGGCACCTGGGCTTCGACGCGGCAGACTACGCCACGCTGGTGCGGTGGTGGGCCGGAACGGTCCGGGGGACGGGGGTCGGGCTGCACATCGGCGAGGCGCTCTACAAAGCCGGGGACCCGGCGCAGCCGGCGGCCTGGCAGGATCCGGCGGAGCTCTCCCGGCATCTGGCCTTCGCCCGGGACGTCCCGGAGGTGCGGGGGCATGTGTTCTTCTCGGCGCGGGAGGTGGGGGCCGACCGCATCGGCGCGATGAACCGGGTCGTCGACGACCATTATCCGGCGGCGGAGCCGCTGTGGCGCTGA
- a CDS encoding 3-hydroxybutyryl-CoA dehydrogenase: MTEIERVGVVGCGQMGAGIAEVCARAGLGVMVAETTGEALELGRTRLTSSLDRAVGRGKITKEERDATLDRLSFTTDLGEFADRDLVVEAVVENEQVKTEIFQVLDQVVTRPDAILASNTSSIPLVRLAVATSRPEQVIGVHFFNPAPVQRLVELIPALTTSDETIKRAEEAVTAVLGKHAIRAQDRSGFVVNALLIPYLLSAIRMFESGIASREDIDNGMEMGCAHPMGPLKLADLIGLDTVASVAYSMYEEYKEPLYAAPPLLQRMVDAGRLGRKTGSGFYPYT; encoded by the coding sequence GTGACCGAAATCGAACGCGTCGGAGTGGTGGGCTGCGGACAGATGGGCGCCGGGATCGCGGAGGTCTGCGCCCGCGCCGGCCTCGGCGTCATGGTCGCCGAGACCACCGGCGAGGCCCTGGAACTGGGCCGCACCCGGCTCACCTCCTCCCTGGACCGGGCCGTCGGCCGCGGCAAGATCACCAAGGAGGAGCGGGACGCCACCCTGGACCGGCTGAGCTTCACCACCGACCTCGGCGAGTTCGCCGACCGCGACCTCGTCGTCGAGGCCGTCGTGGAGAACGAGCAGGTCAAAACCGAGATCTTCCAGGTGCTCGACCAGGTCGTGACCCGGCCGGACGCGATACTCGCCTCCAACACCTCCTCCATCCCCCTGGTCCGGCTGGCCGTCGCCACCTCCCGCCCCGAGCAGGTCATCGGCGTCCACTTCTTCAACCCCGCCCCGGTGCAGCGCCTCGTCGAGCTGATCCCCGCGCTGACCACCAGCGACGAGACGATCAAACGCGCCGAGGAGGCCGTGACCGCCGTCCTCGGCAAGCACGCCATCCGCGCCCAGGACCGCTCCGGCTTCGTCGTCAACGCCCTGCTGATCCCGTATCTGCTCTCCGCGATCCGGATGTTCGAATCGGGCATCGCCAGCCGCGAGGACATCGACAACGGCATGGAAATGGGCTGCGCCCACCCGATGGGCCCGCTGAAACTGGCCGACCTCATCGGCCTGGACACCGTCGCCTCGGTCGCGTACTCGATGTACGAGGAATACAAGGAGCCCCTGTACGCCGCTCCCCCGCTGCTCCAGCGCATGGTCGACGCCGGCCGCCTGGGCCGCAAGACGGGCTCGGGGTTCTACCCGTACACGTGA
- a CDS encoding DMT family transporter translates to MRDNDSATETPGIALRDGRPAGPPSGPGSGPAPGHSPARTTTRASGRSVRDSTAVGTALAVLGVAAFSLTFPGTVWALEGFGPWTVTAARGVLAGLIAGGCLAALRVPAPERRHWPGLLTVAAGVVLGFPLFTTLALRTSTASHAAVVVGLLPLTTAVFAAVRTRGRHSRLFWAAALAGAAAVCLFALTRGGGALGTGDAYLAAGLLVCAAGYTEGGRLARVMPGWQVTAWALVACLPLTVPWLAVASAREPAVLTGHAVAGLLWLGVGSQFLGLVVWYRGMGVIGIARAGQFQLAQPLLTLVWAVLLLGEELDPAAPLTAAAVLVCIAVTQRADGPPPAPPAAPSARKPHAVGRRGAAGRSG, encoded by the coding sequence ATGAGAGACAACGATAGCGCTACCGAGACGCCGGGGATAGCGCTCCGGGACGGCCGCCCCGCCGGCCCGCCCTCCGGACCGGGCTCCGGACCCGCGCCGGGACACTCCCCCGCCCGGACCACCACCCGCGCCTCCGGCCGGTCCGTGCGCGACTCCACCGCCGTCGGCACCGCCCTCGCCGTCCTCGGTGTCGCCGCCTTCTCCCTCACCTTCCCGGGCACCGTCTGGGCCCTGGAGGGGTTCGGCCCGTGGACGGTCACCGCCGCCCGCGGCGTGCTCGCCGGACTGATCGCGGGCGGCTGCCTCGCGGCTTTGCGCGTGCCGGCGCCGGAGCGCCGCCACTGGCCCGGCCTGCTGACCGTCGCCGCCGGTGTCGTCCTCGGCTTCCCCCTGTTCACCACACTCGCCCTGCGCACCTCGACGGCCTCGCACGCCGCCGTGGTCGTCGGGCTGCTGCCGCTGACCACCGCGGTGTTCGCGGCCGTGCGCACCCGCGGCCGGCACTCCCGGCTGTTCTGGGCCGCCGCCCTCGCCGGGGCGGCGGCCGTCTGCCTCTTCGCCCTCACCCGCGGCGGCGGCGCGCTCGGCACGGGCGACGCCTACCTCGCCGCCGGGCTGCTGGTCTGCGCCGCGGGCTACACGGAGGGCGGACGGCTCGCCCGGGTGATGCCCGGCTGGCAGGTGACGGCCTGGGCGCTGGTCGCCTGCCTTCCGCTGACGGTGCCGTGGCTGGCGGTCGCGTCGGCACGGGAGCCGGCGGTCCTCACCGGACACGCCGTGGCCGGACTCCTCTGGCTGGGGGTCGGCTCGCAGTTCCTGGGACTGGTCGTCTGGTACCGGGGCATGGGCGTCATCGGCATCGCCCGGGCCGGCCAGTTCCAGCTCGCCCAGCCGCTGCTGACGCTGGTCTGGGCGGTGCTGCTGCTCGGCGAGGAACTCGACCCCGCGGCGCCGCTCACCGCGGCCGCCGTCCTCGTCTGCATCGCCGTCACCCAGCGGGCGGACGGGCCGCCCCCGGCCCCGCCCGCGGCCCCGTCCGCGCGGAAACCGCACGCCGTGGGCCGCCGCGGGGCGGCCGGCCGCTCCGGTTGA
- a CDS encoding DUF1918 domain-containing protein: MEAKVGDTLVMHGRSVGQHDRTAQIVEVLGTHGEPPYRVRFDDGREALMSPGPDSVVQHERRGTEPA, encoded by the coding sequence ATGGAAGCCAAAGTGGGCGACACGCTGGTGATGCACGGCAGAAGCGTCGGGCAGCACGACCGGACCGCACAGATCGTGGAAGTCCTGGGGACACACGGCGAACCTCCGTACCGCGTGCGGTTCGACGACGGGCGCGAGGCGCTGATGTCGCCCGGCCCGGACAGCGTCGTACAGCACGAACGGCGCGGCACCGAACCGGCCTAG
- a CDS encoding SpoIIE family protein phosphatase, which yields MTVEPELVPSPVDPSWAGVVIGLLSRTSASGLLTLAKEAALAAVGSRAGAVYIRQDDGRLRLATTTGYGEYIVERYGSVDADADLPVAEAARERRLVWRPTREYSGLGSDAARFPSPSAYASVPLMLEDRCLAVLSLQLDRREPLSESEDRTLSLIAAVAAQRLEYLLSRETKVLTAGVPRLDQAVRLVESRTRAARLELAMASADIGAFDWDFASGRLVWDERTCRLFGVESDTFDERIDTFYAHIHPEDRAAVHAAARTSMRTGFYSALYRIIRPDGVVRWIDAKASVVRDAEGNPQGMVGVAQDRTEEREHEERRHARREFVLNLTAAFGAALSTQDVVDTMTGTVLPALDAKALAIHLVQDGDVVLAGAAGYPEEVLRRLGESSMGQADSPMSAALRAGSPLFFESREEFLAAFPDESFRPAIRHHAWALLPLTTADGTVGTCILSYADPRVFTPDDQIVTTAIAGILAQSLARARLFDQRRQAMTELQRVMLPRSLPRLPGVEVAVRYQPGSEGLDVGGDWYDVVRLPGGKVGLMIGDVQGHSAQAAAVMGQLRTALLAYADDGHGPADLMACGNRMLCGLDTELFATCCIVELDPATGALRMARAGHPYPLLLEADGTVRELDGPGGLPLACQLDDEYPVVTAELPRGATLLLYTDGLVESREHSYDEGVAELVRSLSLWSAGAGRESDGAPGSDRGPDGERAGPQTRAARNGGPARNGPARGAPSGARDRTDLDVLADRIAAPAAGRTAQDDIAVLLVRRTD from the coding sequence GTGACCGTGGAGCCGGAACTGGTGCCCTCGCCGGTCGATCCCTCCTGGGCCGGTGTGGTGATCGGCCTGCTGAGCCGCACCAGCGCGTCCGGCCTGCTCACCCTGGCCAAGGAGGCCGCCCTCGCGGCCGTCGGCTCGCGGGCCGGCGCCGTCTACATCCGGCAGGACGACGGCCGGCTGCGGCTGGCCACCACCACCGGCTACGGCGAGTACATCGTGGAGCGCTACGGCTCCGTGGACGCCGACGCCGATCTGCCCGTCGCGGAGGCCGCCCGGGAGCGCCGCCTGGTGTGGCGGCCCACCCGCGAGTACAGCGGGCTGGGCAGCGACGCCGCCCGCTTCCCGAGCCCCAGCGCCTACGCCTCGGTGCCGCTCATGCTGGAGGACCGCTGCCTGGCCGTCCTCTCCCTCCAGTTGGACCGCCGCGAACCCCTCTCCGAGAGCGAGGACCGCACCCTCAGCCTGATCGCCGCGGTCGCCGCCCAGCGGCTGGAGTACCTCCTCTCCCGGGAGACCAAGGTGCTCACGGCGGGTGTCCCCCGCCTCGACCAGGCCGTGCGGCTGGTGGAGAGCCGCACCCGGGCCGCGCGCCTCGAACTGGCCATGGCCAGCGCGGACATCGGCGCCTTCGACTGGGACTTCGCCTCCGGCCGGCTGGTCTGGGACGAGCGGACCTGCCGGCTGTTCGGCGTGGAGTCCGACACCTTCGACGAGCGGATCGACACCTTCTACGCCCACATCCACCCCGAGGACCGGGCCGCCGTCCACGCGGCGGCCCGCACCAGCATGCGGACCGGCTTCTACTCGGCCCTCTACCGGATCATCCGGCCGGACGGGGTGGTCCGCTGGATCGACGCCAAGGCGAGCGTCGTCAGGGACGCGGAGGGCAACCCGCAGGGCATGGTCGGGGTCGCCCAGGACCGTACCGAGGAGCGCGAGCACGAGGAACGCCGCCATGCCCGGCGGGAGTTCGTCCTCAATCTGACGGCGGCCTTCGGCGCGGCGCTCTCCACCCAGGACGTCGTGGACACCATGACCGGCACGGTGCTGCCCGCCCTCGACGCGAAGGCGCTGGCCATTCATCTCGTCCAGGACGGCGATGTGGTGCTGGCCGGTGCCGCGGGCTACCCCGAGGAGGTCCTGCGGCGGCTGGGGGAGAGCAGCATGGGACAGGCCGACAGCCCCATGTCCGCCGCCCTGCGCGCCGGCAGCCCGCTCTTCTTCGAGTCCCGGGAGGAGTTCCTGGCGGCCTTCCCGGACGAGAGCTTCCGCCCCGCGATCCGGCACCACGCCTGGGCGCTGCTGCCGCTCACCACCGCCGACGGCACGGTCGGCACCTGCATCCTCTCCTACGCCGACCCCCGGGTCTTCACGCCGGACGACCAGATCGTGACCACCGCCATCGCCGGCATCCTGGCGCAGTCCCTGGCCCGCGCCCGCCTCTTCGACCAGCGCCGGCAGGCGATGACGGAGCTCCAGCGGGTGATGCTGCCCCGCAGCCTCCCCCGGCTGCCGGGCGTGGAGGTCGCCGTCCGCTACCAGCCCGGCTCCGAAGGGCTGGACGTCGGCGGCGACTGGTACGACGTCGTCCGGCTCCCCGGCGGCAAGGTCGGGCTGATGATCGGCGACGTCCAGGGACACAGCGCGCAGGCCGCCGCCGTGATGGGCCAGCTCCGCACGGCGCTGCTCGCCTACGCCGACGACGGACACGGCCCGGCCGACCTGATGGCCTGCGGCAACCGCATGCTCTGCGGACTGGACACCGAGCTCTTCGCCACCTGCTGCATCGTGGAGCTCGACCCGGCCACCGGCGCCCTGCGGATGGCACGCGCCGGGCACCCCTACCCCCTGCTGCTGGAGGCCGACGGCACCGTACGGGAACTCGACGGCCCCGGCGGTCTGCCGCTGGCCTGCCAGCTCGACGACGAGTACCCGGTGGTGACCGCCGAGCTGCCGCGCGGCGCGACCCTGCTGCTCTACACCGACGGCCTCGTGGAGAGCCGGGAGCACAGCTACGACGAGGGGGTGGCCGAACTGGTGCGCTCCCTCTCCCTCTGGTCCGCCGGCGCCGGCCGGGAGAGCGACGGAGCCCCCGGGAGCGACCGGGGCCCGGACGGCGAGAGGGCCGGACCGCAGACCCGGGCCGCGCGGAACGGGGGCCCCGCACGCAACGGCCCCGCGCGGGGCGCTCCGTCCGGAGCCCGGGACCGGACGGACCTGGACGTGCTGGCCGACCGGATAGCGGCCCCGGCGGCGGGCCGCACGGCCCAGGACGACATCGCCGTCCTCCTGGTCCGCCGCACGGACTGA